The Pseudanabaena galeata CCNP1313 genome includes a region encoding these proteins:
- a CDS encoding fatty acid desaturase family protein, whose product MQERKGSQQFVISSEQEPAKKLKFAKNSGFQTELRRRVDQLFQSSDLKERDCSQMYMKTAILLLSLIGLYTALVFFAQTWWQVVPLCIALGVITAGIGFSIQHDGAHHAYSNIAWVNKLMSMGLDLIGGSSYIWHWKHDVLHHTYTNIAGYDMDLEVGIFGRLSPSHPRLLFHRWQHYYLWLLYGLLAIKWHFYDDFYCLITGKIGDRAYPRPTKGNLAIFFGGKLIFFTLAFAIPSLFHSVWQVLAGYTLVAVTLGIVLSVVFQLAHVVEEANFPLPVQEVNVIENDWAIHQIETTVNFSRNNPFVTWLVGGLNFQVEHHLFPNICHVNYPAISKVVEQTCLEFGVRYNYHTSFWAGCLSHFHWLRRMGST is encoded by the coding sequence ATGCAAGAGCGAAAAGGATCTCAACAGTTTGTGATTAGTTCCGAGCAAGAACCAGCTAAGAAACTAAAATTTGCCAAGAATAGTGGATTTCAGACTGAACTGAGAAGACGAGTGGATCAACTTTTTCAAAGTAGTGACCTTAAAGAACGTGATTGTTCTCAGATGTACATGAAGACAGCGATTTTGCTGCTTAGCTTAATCGGGTTATATACTGCCTTAGTTTTCTTTGCCCAGACATGGTGGCAAGTAGTACCCCTTTGCATAGCCCTTGGGGTCATCACCGCAGGAATCGGTTTTAGTATTCAGCACGATGGCGCACACCATGCTTATTCAAATATTGCGTGGGTAAATAAGCTCATGTCAATGGGTTTAGATTTAATTGGTGGAAGTTCCTATATTTGGCATTGGAAACATGATGTCCTGCATCATACCTACACCAATATTGCTGGCTACGATATGGATCTAGAAGTAGGAATCTTTGGGAGACTTTCTCCTTCCCATCCCAGACTTCTATTTCATCGGTGGCAACATTACTATCTTTGGCTGCTGTACGGTTTGTTAGCGATCAAGTGGCATTTTTATGATGATTTTTATTGCTTGATCACGGGCAAAATTGGCGATCGCGCCTACCCTCGTCCTACCAAGGGCAATCTTGCGATTTTCTTTGGGGGTAAGCTCATTTTCTTCACACTTGCCTTTGCTATTCCCTCACTATTTCACTCTGTATGGCAGGTTTTAGCTGGTTATACGTTAGTCGCTGTAACTTTGGGCATCGTACTGAGTGTAGTATTTCAACTAGCCCATGTAGTTGAAGAAGCAAATTTCCCACTTCCTGTGCAAGAAGTGAACGTCATTGAGAATGATTGGGCGATCCATCAAATTGAAACAACGGTGAATTTCTCCCGTAATAATCCCTTTGTGACATGGCTAGTTGGTGGCTTAAACTTCCAAGTCGAGCATCATCTATTTCCGAATATTTGCCATGTTAACTACCCTGCGATTTCCAAAGTTGTCGAGCAAACTTGTCTAGAATTTGGCGTGAGATATAACTATCACACCTCTTTCTGGGCGGGTTGTTTATCTCACTTCCATTGGTTACGCCGCATGGGAAGCACATAA
- the gltD gene encoding glutamate synthase small subunit → MGKPTGFIEYLREAPTEIAPSDRIKNWDEFHVHMPDENLRTQGARCMDCGTPFCHTGNLISGMASGCPVNNLIPEWNDLVYRGLWREALDRLHKTNNFPEFTGRVCPAPCEGSCVLGITNPPVTIKNIEYSIIDKGWEEGWIVPEPPAKRTGKKVAVIGSGPAGLSAAAQLNKAGHWVTVYERADRPGGLLMYGIPNMKLDKQKVVLRRLGILEQEGVKFVCNTEIGKDLPAEDLLKEFDAVVLCTGATKPRDLSIEGRELKGIHFAMEFLTANTKAVLNGKSGDDFISAQGKDVVIIGGGDTGTDCVGTSIRHGCNSVVQLEIMPKPPATRAKDNPWPEWPKVYKMDYGQEEASAKFGDDPRAYITTATKIEGDENGQVKAVHTVQVQWERNDKGQFIPKQVAGTEKVIPAQIVLLAMGFLGPEQPLLDSLGVERDPRSNVKANHGQFTTSLPSVFAAGDCRRGQSLIVWAINEGRGAARECDRYLMGNTDLP, encoded by the coding sequence ATGGGAAAACCGACAGGATTTATTGAGTACCTTCGCGAAGCACCGACGGAAATAGCACCAAGCGATCGCATCAAAAATTGGGATGAATTTCATGTCCATATGCCCGATGAAAATCTCCGCACACAGGGCGCTCGATGTATGGACTGTGGTACACCATTTTGTCATACAGGCAACCTGATCAGTGGCATGGCTAGCGGCTGCCCAGTCAATAACCTGATTCCCGAATGGAATGACTTAGTTTATCGGGGACTTTGGCGCGAAGCCCTAGATCGTCTCCATAAAACCAACAATTTCCCTGAATTTACAGGGCGGGTTTGCCCCGCTCCCTGTGAAGGTTCTTGTGTCTTGGGGATTACCAATCCACCTGTGACCATTAAGAATATTGAGTACTCCATCATCGACAAGGGCTGGGAAGAAGGTTGGATTGTCCCCGAACCGCCTGCTAAGCGCACGGGTAAAAAAGTTGCAGTGATTGGTTCAGGCCCCGCAGGCTTGAGCGCCGCCGCCCAGCTAAACAAAGCAGGGCATTGGGTTACGGTTTATGAACGCGCCGATCGCCCAGGGGGATTGTTAATGTATGGCATTCCCAACATGAAGTTGGACAAGCAAAAAGTGGTATTGCGCCGCTTAGGTATCCTTGAGCAAGAAGGGGTGAAGTTTGTTTGTAATACTGAAATTGGGAAGGATCTACCTGCGGAAGATTTGCTCAAGGAGTTTGATGCGGTGGTACTTTGTACGGGCGCAACTAAACCTCGTGATTTAAGCATTGAAGGACGCGAACTCAAAGGTATTCATTTTGCGATGGAATTCCTCACCGCAAATACTAAGGCAGTTCTCAATGGTAAGTCAGGGGATGACTTTATCTCGGCACAAGGTAAAGATGTGGTGATTATCGGTGGTGGCGATACAGGTACGGACTGTGTGGGTACATCAATTCGTCATGGTTGCAATAGTGTTGTCCAGTTAGAAATCATGCCTAAGCCTCCAGCCACCCGTGCTAAGGATAACCCTTGGCCTGAATGGCCGAAAGTCTACAAGATGGACTACGGACAGGAAGAAGCGAGTGCAAAGTTTGGTGACGATCCTAGAGCTTATATCACGACTGCGACTAAGATCGAGGGAGATGAAAACGGTCAGGTCAAAGCTGTTCACACTGTGCAAGTGCAATGGGAACGCAATGATAAGGGTCAGTTCATTCCTAAGCAAGTAGCTGGTACTGAAAAGGTAATTCCTGCTCAGATCGTTTTGCTGGCAATGGGTTTCCTAGGTCCAGAACAACCTTTACTGGATTCCCTAGGAGTGGAACGCGATCCTCGTAGTAATGTCAAAGCGAATCACGGTCAATTTACGACTAGTCTACCTAGCGTTTTTGCCGCAGGAGACTGTCGCCGTGGACAAAGTCTAATCGTCTGGGCGATTAACGAAGGTCGTGGTGCTGCCCGTGAATGCGATCGCTATCTTATGGGTAATACAGATTTACCCTAA
- the hisH gene encoding imidazole glycerol phosphate synthase subunit HisH — protein sequence MPVVAVIDYDMGNLHSACKGLEMAGATPIVTNDPHKLASADGIVLPGVGSFDPAMQKLRATKLEQPIHEAIASGKPFLGICLGMQILFESSEEGHESGLGIIKGQVKRFSNEPSLTIPHMGWNQLELKQPNCPLWQDLGASPWMYFVHSYYTAPVDDSVTAATTTHGSQTVTVAIAKDNLMAVQFHPEKSSSDGIHLLSNFVRMISA from the coding sequence ATGCCAGTTGTGGCAGTGATTGACTACGATATGGGCAACTTACACTCAGCCTGCAAAGGGCTAGAGATGGCAGGAGCCACCCCCATAGTGACCAATGATCCGCACAAGTTAGCCTCCGCCGATGGGATTGTTTTGCCAGGTGTTGGTTCCTTTGATCCCGCGATGCAAAAATTACGGGCGACAAAGCTAGAACAACCCATTCATGAAGCGATCGCTTCGGGCAAACCATTTTTAGGAATTTGCTTGGGGATGCAAATTTTATTTGAGAGCAGTGAAGAGGGGCATGAATCGGGCTTGGGTATCATCAAGGGACAGGTTAAGCGATTTAGCAATGAGCCAAGCCTGACGATCCCGCATATGGGCTGGAATCAGCTAGAACTAAAACAACCTAATTGTCCGCTTTGGCAAGACTTGGGCGCTAGTCCTTGGATGTATTTTGTGCATTCCTACTACACCGCACCTGTTGATGACTCAGTAACAGCAGCGACCACAACCCACGGTAGTCAGACCGTGACTGTGGCGATCGCCAAAGACAATCTGATGGCTGTACAATTTCATCCCGAAAAATCATCCAGTGACGGGATACATTTGCTATCAAATTTCGTCAGAATGATCAGTGCGTAG
- a CDS encoding DUF2808 domain-containing protein has protein sequence MKIQMIKKLGIVSCLAVACAVVSPSVVRAQSNAGFILFGGIRDSALDYCLDSGSSGRNDRYYLEVKPQKFKVSEVIITYPDHFTGSFDTSDIKLRVTDQCRGGKDLEIESATWDKETRRITIIPKEAIPSKTALRAVLSNVRNPDYSGFYQFDGRVMRADVPVPVYIGSWVITLD, from the coding sequence ATGAAGATCCAAATGATCAAAAAACTGGGTATTGTTTCTTGTCTGGCTGTAGCTTGTGCTGTGGTTTCGCCATCTGTAGTTCGCGCCCAATCCAATGCAGGATTTATTTTATTTGGCGGAATCAGGGATAGCGCACTTGACTATTGCCTCGATAGTGGCAGCAGCGGTCGTAATGATCGATACTATCTAGAAGTAAAACCACAAAAATTTAAAGTTTCCGAAGTGATCATTACCTATCCCGATCATTTTACTGGTAGCTTTGATACGTCAGACATCAAACTACGCGTAACGGATCAATGCCGTGGTGGCAAAGATTTGGAAATTGAATCAGCAACTTGGGACAAAGAAACTCGCCGCATTACGATCATTCCCAAAGAAGCAATTCCTTCAAAAACAGCATTACGAGCCGTGCTATCTAATGTAAGAAATCCTGACTACAGTGGTTTCTATCAGTTTGATGGCAGAGTTATGCGCGCTGATGTACCAGTCCCTGTCTATATTGGCTCATGGGTAATTACCCTTGACTAA
- the surE gene encoding 5'/3'-nucleotidase SurE codes for MNILISNDDGIYAAGVRALAEALSDTEHRITVVCPDRERSATGHALTLQEPLRVDQIEGVYPSNIEAWACSGTPSDTVKLALDALLSDRPDLVLSGINRGANLGTDVLYSGTVSAAMEGVLEGVPSIAFSLTSFAHLDFSAAANFAKKMVNMIATYPLEEAILLNVNIPAIPESDICGAVVTRLGIRRYKDLFEKRIDPRGKTYYWLSGVVVEEEAEADTDIQAIRDNYVTITPLKYDLTLAAAIPFMNTWIEKLATLTS; via the coding sequence ATGAACATTTTAATTAGTAATGATGATGGTATTTATGCGGCGGGGGTAAGAGCGCTAGCTGAAGCTTTAAGTGACACTGAGCATCGGATTACGGTGGTATGTCCAGATCGAGAGCGATCGGCTACAGGACATGCCCTAACTTTGCAAGAACCTTTACGGGTTGATCAAATCGAAGGGGTTTATCCATCCAATATTGAAGCTTGGGCTTGCTCTGGCACACCTTCGGATACAGTCAAATTAGCACTTGATGCATTATTAAGCGATCGCCCTGATCTCGTATTATCAGGCATTAATCGCGGCGCAAATTTGGGAACCGATGTTTTGTACTCTGGTACAGTATCGGCTGCAATGGAAGGAGTACTAGAAGGTGTGCCAAGTATTGCTTTTAGTTTGACTAGCTTCGCCCATTTGGATTTTAGCGCGGCAGCAAATTTCGCCAAGAAAATGGTCAACATGATCGCAACTTATCCACTAGAAGAAGCGATTCTCCTGAATGTAAATATTCCTGCAATTCCAGAGTCAGATATTTGCGGTGCTGTTGTTACTCGTTTAGGAATTCGGCGCTATAAAGATCTCTTTGAAAAACGTATTGATCCGCGTGGCAAAACTTACTACTGGCTATCAGGTGTAGTGGTCGAAGAAGAAGCAGAAGCTGATACAGATATTCAAGCGATTAGAGATAATTACGTAACGATCACACCGCTCAAATATGACTTAACTCTCGCTGCGGCTATTCCTTTTATGAATACATGGATAGAAAAGCTAGCTACACTAACAAGCTGA
- a CDS encoding S66 peptidase family protein, whose protein sequence is MHSTKFPAIITPSQKVRIIAPSGALREWERFEQGLKVWRDRGYELVIPEHLSQPWGYLSGTDEERCQQLIDAWNDPDSVAIACARGGYGSMRLLEKLDWQELSDRPKWLIGFSDITTLLWGFAKHKGIGGLHAPVITTLAKEPERSQQQLFDWLEGKVNAITLAGEGWSNGQATGVLLPANLTLATHIIGTNICPDLENVILAIEDVSEAPYRVDRMLTHWRWSGHLQKLKGIAIGRFSQAEVNTPSFTMEEVWRDRLTDLGIPIVMNLPFGHDGENAPLPIGCMAELDANQGTLTYSR, encoded by the coding sequence ATGCATTCAACTAAATTCCCTGCGATTATTACACCCTCTCAAAAAGTGCGTATCATTGCTCCTAGCGGTGCATTGCGCGAATGGGAACGCTTTGAGCAGGGGCTAAAAGTCTGGCGCGATCGCGGTTATGAACTGGTAATACCTGAACATCTCAGTCAGCCTTGGGGCTATCTGTCAGGAACCGATGAGGAACGGTGTCAGCAATTAATCGATGCATGGAATGATCCTGACTCTGTGGCGATCGCCTGTGCAAGGGGTGGTTACGGCTCAATGCGCCTACTCGAAAAATTAGATTGGCAAGAACTGAGCGATCGCCCTAAATGGTTAATTGGCTTTTCTGATATTACGACTCTACTCTGGGGCTTTGCCAAACATAAGGGAATTGGGGGATTACATGCACCAGTAATCACGACATTAGCTAAGGAACCTGAGCGATCGCAACAGCAGTTATTTGATTGGCTGGAAGGAAAGGTGAATGCGATTACACTAGCAGGGGAAGGATGGAGTAATGGTCAAGCAACAGGTGTTCTATTACCCGCAAATTTAACGCTTGCGACACATATCATCGGTACGAATATCTGTCCAGATTTAGAAAATGTGATTTTAGCAATTGAAGATGTATCTGAAGCTCCTTATCGAGTTGATCGCATGTTAACCCATTGGCGTTGGTCGGGGCATCTGCAAAAGTTAAAAGGTATTGCGATCGGTCGGTTTAGCCAAGCAGAAGTTAATACTCCCAGTTTTACCATGGAAGAAGTATGGCGCGATCGTTTGACGGATTTAGGAATTCCGATTGTGATGAACTTACCCTTCGGACATGATGGCGAAAATGCGCCTCTACCCATTGGCTGTATGGCTGAGCTTGATGCTAATCAAGGAACTCTAACCTATTCGCGCTAA
- the mscL gene encoding large conductance mechanosensitive channel protein MscL, producing MGLQNGRRAAGGFMKDFQTFILKGNVIDLAVAVIIGGAFGKIITSLIEDIITPLLLNPALKAANVEDLAKLQINGIKYGVFLASVINFLVIAFVIFLIIRSFEAMKRKEVREEAAAEVKPDPQERLTLAVERLAEVMESK from the coding sequence ATGGGTTTACAAAATGGTAGACGTGCGGCTGGAGGTTTTATGAAAGACTTTCAGACTTTCATTTTGAAAGGAAATGTGATTGATTTAGCCGTTGCGGTGATTATTGGTGGTGCTTTTGGCAAAATTATCACTTCGTTGATCGAGGACATCATTACACCTTTGCTTCTAAATCCCGCTCTTAAAGCGGCTAATGTTGAAGATCTTGCCAAACTACAGATTAATGGCATTAAATATGGTGTGTTTCTTGCCTCAGTGATTAATTTTTTAGTTATCGCTTTTGTGATCTTTCTGATCATTCGTTCCTTTGAAGCGATGAAGCGTAAAGAAGTTCGTGAAGAAGCGGCGGCTGAAGTCAAACCTGACCCTCAAGAGCGTCTGACCTTAGCTGTTGAACGTTTAGCAGAAGTGATGGAATCCAAATAA